The Thalassotalea nanhaiensis genome has a window encoding:
- the purU gene encoding formyltetrahydrofolate deformylase has product MNHPYRLTISCADRPGIIADVSGFITGHGGNIIESHQYSDPNSGMFYMRYVIDPENLRMDAEGFNTLFVPIIERYAMNYKLTDTQRKTKVLLMVSKIDHCLKDLLYRWKSGELDFDIPCVISNHPDLKEYVEWFGIPYYHIPVPKDDAGKEVAFNATSDVIDKYQPDTVVLARYMQILPPWMCAKYQHQVINIHHSFLPSFMGAKPYHQALERGVKLIGATCHYVTEDLDAGPIIDQDIARVHHYHQVDDLIRLGKDVEKTVLSRGLRDHLEERVLVHNNKTIIFG; this is encoded by the coding sequence ATGAACCACCCATATCGTTTAACTATTTCTTGTGCAGACAGGCCTGGCATTATTGCCGATGTTAGTGGGTTTATTACTGGTCATGGCGGCAACATTATTGAATCACATCAATATAGCGACCCTAATAGCGGTATGTTTTATATGCGCTACGTAATTGACCCAGAAAATTTACGCATGGATGCTGAAGGATTCAACACCTTGTTTGTGCCTATTATTGAACGTTATGCAATGAACTATAAGCTCACCGATACTCAGAGAAAAACCAAAGTTTTATTAATGGTGAGTAAAATTGACCACTGTTTAAAAGATCTATTATATCGTTGGAAAAGTGGCGAATTAGATTTTGACATCCCTTGCGTCATTTCAAATCACCCCGATTTAAAAGAATATGTTGAATGGTTTGGCATTCCTTATTATCACATTCCAGTTCCGAAAGATGATGCCGGTAAAGAAGTAGCATTTAACGCCACGTCAGACGTAATCGATAAATATCAACCTGACACTGTAGTTTTGGCTAGATACATGCAAATTTTACCGCCGTGGATGTGTGCTAAGTATCAGCACCAAGTAATCAATATTCATCACAGTTTTTTACCGTCATTTATGGGCGCTAAGCCTTACCATCAGGCATTGGAGCGTGGTGTTAAGCTTATTGGCGCTACCTGTCATTATGTCACTGAAGATTTGGATGCCGGTCCGATTATCGATCAAGACATTGCCCGTGTGCACCATTACCACCAAGTAGATGATTTGATACGCCTTGGCAAAGATGTAGAGAAAACGGTGTTATCGCGCGGCTTAAGAGATCACTTAGAAGAACGAGTATTAGTGCACAACAATAAAACCATAATTTTTGGATAA
- a CDS encoding GNAT family N-acetyltransferase: MKIRRANKLDIEEIVACVNSSYFHYIERIGKKPAPMLANYQQAIDEHTVYVVTDGSVVVGVLVLIESNNQLFIENIAIHKNSQGKGFGKSLLNLAESIATTTGHEFIELYTHESMVENISLYKHFGYCISHQITEHGYNRVYMKKRLIS; the protein is encoded by the coding sequence TTGAAGATAAGAAGGGCAAATAAATTAGATATTGAAGAGATAGTAGCCTGCGTAAACTCGTCTTACTTTCATTATATTGAACGCATAGGTAAAAAACCGGCGCCTATGCTTGCTAACTATCAACAAGCAATTGATGAACATACCGTTTATGTTGTAACTGATGGTTCGGTTGTTGTAGGAGTTTTGGTATTAATTGAGTCAAACAATCAACTTTTTATTGAAAATATAGCCATACATAAAAACTCTCAGGGTAAAGGTTTTGGTAAATCTTTGCTTAACCTAGCAGAGTCGATAGCAACAACAACAGGCCATGAATTCATTGAGTTATATACTCATGAAAGTATGGTTGAAAATATCTCACTGTATAAACACTTTGGTTACTGTATTTCTCATCAGATAACCGAACATGGTTACAATAGAGTCTATATGAAAAAGCGATTAATTAGCTGA
- a CDS encoding SRPBCC family protein, whose amino-acid sequence MSDINHQVGIKATPEAIYELLTTNSGLSQWWTNDVSGAGSVGSIIKFRFNGGGPDFAVTQLTPNKSVIWKHVGNIPEAWMGTNISFQLRVEGDQTFVRFTHSNWKEQSNFMAHCSTKWAVFLLSLKEVLETDKGKPFPNDIHIDHS is encoded by the coding sequence ATGAGTGATATAAATCATCAAGTTGGCATTAAAGCGACACCTGAAGCAATCTACGAATTGTTAACTACCAATAGCGGTCTTTCGCAATGGTGGACAAATGATGTATCTGGCGCAGGTAGTGTGGGCTCAATAATTAAATTTCGCTTTAATGGGGGTGGCCCTGACTTTGCTGTGACGCAGTTAACCCCAAATAAAAGTGTTATCTGGAAACATGTCGGAAACATACCTGAGGCATGGATGGGAACAAACATATCTTTTCAACTAAGGGTTGAAGGCGACCAAACCTTTGTAAGATTTACTCACTCGAACTGGAAAGAACAAAGTAATTTCATGGCTCATTGTAGTACCAAGTGGGCTGTATTTTTACTGAGTCTGAAAGAAGTATTAGAAACAGACAAGGGTAAACCATTCCCTAATGATATACATATTGACCATTCTTGA
- a CDS encoding cysteine synthase A: MIIPPIRENIADLIGNTDLLRINSISELSGCEILLKCEQQNPGGSIKDRASLQLVQDAIASGKLKPGMTIVEGTAGNTGIGLALVAKALGFKMLVVMPTGQAPEKEQMVALYGATLKLVPACPFADSNHFYHTAKRLGQENDDYWWADQFENISNTKAHYENTGPEIWQQTQGNIDALVSVVGTAGTIAGNSRYLAEQNPNLKTWLVDPDGSGLYSYLKHGEFVNNGSSFTEGIGIMRSVENFRQAKIDHAITLPDQDLVDISRHLRDRDGILLGSSSALNVAGALYAAAKMGPGNTIVTFCCDLAERSYTKLYNSNFLQGRNLVETNESLAEKFARYQAEPTSNVVQVRR; this comes from the coding sequence ATGATAATTCCTCCAATCCGTGAAAATATTGCAGACTTGATTGGTAATACTGACCTATTACGGATCAACAGTATTTCTGAGTTAAGCGGCTGTGAAATACTGCTTAAATGTGAACAGCAAAACCCTGGTGGCTCTATAAAAGACCGAGCGTCATTGCAACTGGTGCAAGATGCCATTGCCAGCGGTAAACTTAAACCCGGTATGACTATAGTAGAAGGAACCGCGGGTAATACCGGTATTGGTTTGGCTTTAGTTGCTAAAGCTCTAGGGTTTAAAATGTTAGTTGTTATGCCAACAGGACAAGCACCGGAAAAAGAACAAATGGTTGCACTATATGGTGCGACTCTTAAGTTGGTACCGGCTTGTCCTTTTGCCGACAGCAATCATTTTTATCATACGGCCAAGAGATTAGGGCAAGAAAACGATGACTATTGGTGGGCTGATCAGTTTGAAAATATAAGCAACACTAAAGCCCATTATGAGAATACTGGGCCAGAAATTTGGCAACAAACCCAAGGAAATATAGATGCATTAGTGTCAGTCGTGGGGACCGCAGGCACTATTGCGGGTAATTCTCGATATTTGGCAGAGCAAAATCCTAATTTAAAAACCTGGCTGGTAGACCCTGATGGCTCAGGACTGTATTCATATTTAAAACATGGTGAGTTTGTTAATAATGGTAGTTCATTTACCGAAGGTATTGGCATAATGCGCAGTGTAGAAAATTTTCGTCAAGCTAAAATAGACCATGCTATTACCTTGCCCGATCAAGATTTAGTCGATATTTCCCGTCATCTTCGCGACCGTGATGGCATTTTATTGGGTAGCAGCTCAGCGTTAAATGTAGCTGGTGCTTTGTACGCGGCCGCAAAAATGGGCCCAGGAAATACTATTGTTACATTTTGCTGTGATCTGGCCGAGCGTTCGTATACCAAACTGTATAATAGTAATTTTTTACAAGGCAGAAACTTAGTAGAAACCAACGAAAGCCTTGCCGAAAAATTTGCTCGATATCAAGCCGAACCAACAAGTAACGTTGTGCAAGTGCGTAGGTAA
- a CDS encoding phytoene desaturase family protein, with the protein MSQNYDAIVIGAGHNGLTNAAYLAKAGMKVVVLEKNDYIGGAAVSRELHKGWIYSNCSYVCSLLRQSIHRDLELSKHGLLIVPYGGTISFGADGDYIAAFPCDSLNYKEIERHSVRDAAAYHRYETDLLRYAKLIRHFLLRTPADPSSLKPRDLKELLHMGKKFGELGEEQIYEFMRFLTMSAADFLDEYFENDLLKSSLASASIIGTALGVYSPGTAYVLLHHVMGDVDGAVGAWGLARGGMGAISAAIANALEESGGEIQTGKGVKQILVKNNKAIGVLLDNGEVINANIIISNLDPKRTFTKIMAQQDIPADLYKKAKNFKIRGSSGKLNIALTGMPKFTGLPDDHWLETGSFAFCGSLEEMERAYDDWKHQRFSSNPFIEMTQSSCWDPTIAAPGHYFVSCFTQYCPADIEGGWTAEKRDAFAESVLDRIEQHSPNFRSLIAHMEVRTPFEIENEVGLTEGNIFQGELTLDQLMFNRPFPGYAQYRGPVKGMYMSGSGSHPGGGVSSACGANSAREILMDLNRLNKDGKPVVPEDDDDE; encoded by the coding sequence ATGAGCCAAAATTACGATGCTATCGTTATTGGCGCCGGCCACAACGGCTTAACCAATGCAGCCTATCTTGCCAAAGCAGGCATGAAGGTAGTGGTATTAGAAAAAAATGATTATATAGGTGGTGCCGCGGTATCACGCGAGCTGCATAAGGGCTGGATATATTCAAACTGTTCTTATGTATGTAGCCTATTACGTCAGTCTATTCATCGTGATTTAGAGCTATCGAAACACGGCTTATTAATTGTCCCCTACGGCGGCACTATTTCCTTCGGCGCTGATGGTGATTATATCGCTGCTTTTCCTTGTGATTCATTAAACTACAAAGAAATTGAGCGCCACAGTGTACGCGATGCAGCCGCGTATCATCGCTACGAAACTGACTTATTGCGCTATGCCAAACTCATTCGTCACTTTTTACTACGCACGCCTGCCGATCCAAGCTCATTAAAACCCAGAGATTTAAAAGAATTACTGCATATGGGTAAAAAGTTTGGCGAGCTTGGCGAAGAGCAAATCTATGAATTTATGCGTTTTTTAACCATGAGCGCCGCTGACTTTTTAGATGAGTACTTTGAAAACGACCTGCTTAAATCATCATTGGCCTCAGCCAGTATTATTGGCACCGCACTTGGGGTTTATTCACCTGGTACTGCCTATGTTTTACTACATCATGTAATGGGTGATGTTGATGGTGCAGTAGGCGCATGGGGTTTAGCACGTGGCGGTATGGGGGCAATTTCTGCGGCTATTGCTAATGCTCTGGAAGAGTCTGGTGGTGAAATTCAAACCGGTAAAGGGGTGAAGCAGATACTGGTTAAAAATAATAAAGCCATTGGCGTATTGTTAGATAATGGTGAGGTTATTAATGCCAACATTATTATTTCCAATTTAGATCCAAAGCGCACGTTCACTAAAATAATGGCGCAACAAGACATCCCAGCAGATTTATACAAAAAAGCTAAAAATTTCAAGATACGTGGCTCAAGCGGCAAGCTTAATATTGCCCTAACCGGTATGCCTAAATTTACTGGCTTACCCGATGACCACTGGCTAGAAACAGGCTCGTTTGCCTTTTGTGGATCATTAGAAGAGATGGAACGCGCTTATGATGATTGGAAGCATCAACGCTTTTCCAGTAATCCATTTATTGAGATGACCCAGTCGTCTTGTTGGGATCCTACTATTGCCGCACCTGGGCATTATTTTGTTTCTTGTTTTACTCAATATTGCCCAGCCGATATTGAAGGTGGCTGGACCGCAGAAAAACGCGATGCCTTTGCCGAGTCAGTACTCGATAGAATTGAACAGCACAGCCCAAACTTCCGTTCATTAATCGCTCATATGGAAGTAAGAACACCATTTGAAATTGAAAATGAAGTGGGCTTAACCGAAGGTAACATTTTCCAAGGTGAACTAACCCTTGATCAATTAATGTTTAACCGACCATTTCCTGGTTATGCTCAATATCGAGGTCCGGTTAAGGGCATGTATATGTCAGGCTCAGGCTCTCACCCCGGCGGTGGTGTTTCATCAGCATGTGGGGCAAATAGTGCCCGAGAAATTTTAATGGATTTAAATCGTTTAAATAAAGATGGAAAACCAGTTGTACCTGAGGACGATGATGATGAGTAA
- a CDS encoding MBL fold metallo-hydrolase, with amino-acid sequence MKLHSLKVIILLSFCLLGSFSAFAETKNPYLYVLGVVQDAGYPQAGCYEAHCLPGWEDSRLRRGAVSLGLIDTLANKKYMFEATPNFPAQLYGLEREAPSQRFDFSGIFLTHAHIGHYSGLMFLGHESMGASNIPVFSMPRMTQFLQSNGPWSQLITYKNIALVPLQDKVEQNLGNLKVTPFLVPHRDEYSETVGYQVTGPNKTAIFIPDINKWHQWKTNISELVKTVDYALLDAAFFADGELPGRDMSMIPHPFVTETMETLKHLPLAERKKVWFIHMNHTNPLLNPDSPESSKVKSAGFNIATEGDRFVL; translated from the coding sequence ATGAAGTTACATTCATTAAAGGTCATTATTCTGCTGAGCTTTTGTTTGCTAGGTAGTTTTTCAGCGTTCGCCGAGACTAAAAACCCTTATTTATATGTTCTAGGTGTTGTCCAAGATGCAGGGTATCCACAGGCTGGCTGCTACGAAGCACATTGCTTGCCTGGGTGGGAAGATTCACGTCTCAGACGAGGTGCTGTTTCACTGGGGCTTATAGACACTTTGGCAAATAAAAAATACATGTTTGAAGCAACACCTAACTTCCCCGCACAGCTCTATGGGCTTGAGCGAGAAGCACCTTCGCAGCGTTTCGACTTTTCAGGGATATTTCTTACTCATGCACATATTGGCCACTATTCAGGATTGATGTTTTTGGGCCATGAATCGATGGGAGCATCAAATATTCCTGTTTTTTCGATGCCGAGAATGACCCAGTTTTTGCAATCAAATGGGCCTTGGAGTCAATTGATCACATATAAAAATATTGCTTTAGTACCCTTGCAGGACAAAGTAGAACAGAATCTGGGCAACCTTAAAGTTACGCCTTTTTTAGTGCCGCACCGAGATGAATATTCTGAAACAGTGGGCTATCAAGTGACAGGACCTAATAAAACAGCCATATTTATCCCAGATATTAACAAATGGCACCAATGGAAAACGAATATATCTGAGCTTGTGAAAACAGTAGATTATGCCCTGCTTGATGCAGCTTTTTTTGCTGATGGAGAATTGCCAGGTCGCGACATGTCTATGATACCGCATCCTTTTGTTACTGAAACGATGGAAACGTTGAAGCACCTTCCTTTAGCCGAACGTAAAAAGGTATGGTTTATTCATATGAATCACACTAATCCGTTACTGAATCCAGATAGCCCAGAAAGTAGTAAGGTAAAGTCTGCAGGGTTTAATATTGCGACAGAAGGAGACCGCTTTGTCCTTTAA
- a CDS encoding AraC family transcriptional regulator — MNPSALWYGHEIQQLVKALTEQQHVDIDILLATTGLTAKQLRDPGLRISIEQEEQIYGQIAKYNSDPYLAIEQGKSLGVNHYGVLGQAMLGANTFREALLLMQKYSSIISWQLSMQLKYETYQGQDVLTIGLQTGAGDDRSVAFELENTIASIHTLLNQIVVAPVNFSAIELSTGQYADDLKPYQDLFNCPITFNAPATKMIIKRSLLRKRLPYAAPELSELRIQLCQKTLDSYSQQHGLVNALLTFISGYEQGIPTLKQSAEQFHRSERTMRRQLSELNTSYQQLIDQYRFDQAKQYLTNSTYTTETMAQLLGYSDSRSFRTAFKRWSGKTPSEYRALN; from the coding sequence ATGAACCCTAGTGCACTGTGGTACGGTCACGAAATTCAACAATTAGTGAAAGCCTTAACTGAACAGCAACATGTTGATATAGATATATTATTAGCTACAACTGGGCTTACAGCTAAACAGCTAAGAGATCCAGGGCTGCGAATATCGATAGAACAAGAAGAGCAAATTTATGGCCAAATAGCTAAATATAATAGCGACCCTTATCTAGCTATCGAACAGGGCAAAAGCTTAGGGGTAAACCATTATGGGGTTCTTGGCCAGGCAATGCTGGGAGCGAATACATTTCGAGAAGCTTTATTACTAATGCAAAAGTATTCATCAATCATAAGTTGGCAGTTGAGTATGCAGTTAAAGTATGAAACTTATCAGGGGCAAGATGTGCTTACTATCGGCTTACAAACTGGTGCTGGCGATGATAGAAGCGTCGCCTTTGAACTTGAAAATACGATCGCATCCATTCATACATTGCTTAATCAAATTGTTGTTGCACCCGTTAATTTTAGCGCGATTGAGCTTAGTACCGGTCAATACGCTGATGATCTAAAGCCCTACCAAGATTTATTTAATTGCCCAATTACATTTAATGCTCCGGCAACAAAAATGATTATCAAACGATCATTACTACGTAAACGTCTACCCTACGCTGCACCAGAGTTAAGTGAATTAAGAATACAACTTTGTCAAAAGACTTTAGACTCATATAGCCAACAACACGGACTTGTGAATGCGCTCCTTACGTTTATTTCAGGCTATGAACAGGGCATACCTACGTTAAAACAAAGCGCCGAACAATTTCATCGCAGTGAACGAACTATGCGTCGACAATTATCTGAATTAAACACCTCTTATCAGCAATTAATTGATCAATACCGTTTTGACCAAGCGAAGCAATATTTAACCAATAGTACCTACACCACCGAAACTATGGCGCAACTGCTTGGTTATAGCGATAGTCGTAGTTTTCGTACTGCATTTAAACGATGGTCTGGTAAAACCCCAAGCGAATATAGAGCACTAAACTGA
- a CDS encoding serine hydrolase domain-containing protein translates to MKTITSKPSYIIDKPLNIGQHNWDQPEHLAIGQLSMEKLFKTVEIECSTTIELPSSKQRLHVEQMQFSDPLMQDRMISGEQLLNRRIFNDGLLVMHNGEVLHESYRNGMTDSDRHVIHSCTKSLCAMQVAIAISQGLLDPTANLTFYLPEFAQHKAWQGVTLQHVLDMQAGIEYDEDYTNPDAHYWSYARAAGYYPPKAGEQAIGAKAWALKNLNKREHTPGSHFVYNSCLANVLGMVLEKVYQQDLAEIFENILYQHSGAEASAYFNTDPQGFPITEGQFNLRLRDFARISSIMLNQGKNLDGKQVVPVEFIEQLVVPNKAYQQAYQASHRDSIFPQGQYKNQFWVLEPQQQQFTMLGIHGQFAWFDLSRNLMIVGMGSYPVQDGDLMMKCLNTLWQTIATEVAE, encoded by the coding sequence ATGAAAACCATAACCAGTAAGCCAAGCTATATTATCGATAAGCCTCTTAACATAGGCCAACATAATTGGGATCAACCTGAGCACCTAGCGATTGGCCAATTGTCCATGGAAAAGTTGTTTAAAACGGTGGAAATAGAATGCTCTACAACAATTGAGTTGCCTAGCAGTAAGCAACGATTGCACGTTGAGCAAATGCAATTTTCTGATCCGTTGATGCAAGACCGTATGATTTCGGGTGAACAGTTACTCAATCGCCGTATTTTTAATGACGGTTTATTGGTTATGCACAACGGTGAAGTTTTGCATGAATCATATCGTAACGGTATGACAGATAGTGACCGTCATGTGATCCACTCATGTACTAAGTCGTTGTGTGCAATGCAAGTTGCTATAGCAATTAGTCAAGGCCTCTTAGACCCCACTGCAAATCTAACGTTTTATTTACCAGAATTTGCCCAGCACAAAGCTTGGCAGGGGGTTACCTTACAACATGTACTTGATATGCAAGCGGGTATTGAATATGACGAAGACTATACCAACCCCGATGCACACTATTGGAGTTATGCGCGAGCTGCGGGGTATTACCCACCAAAAGCAGGCGAGCAAGCTATTGGTGCAAAAGCCTGGGCATTAAAAAACCTGAACAAACGCGAACATACTCCCGGTAGCCATTTTGTTTATAACTCTTGTTTGGCAAACGTACTGGGTATGGTACTTGAAAAAGTGTATCAACAAGACTTAGCTGAAATCTTTGAAAATATTTTGTACCAACATTCTGGTGCAGAAGCGTCGGCTTATTTTAATACTGATCCACAGGGGTTTCCAATAACTGAAGGTCAGTTTAACCTTAGGCTTCGTGACTTTGCCCGCATCTCGTCAATCATGCTTAATCAGGGCAAAAACCTGGACGGTAAGCAAGTTGTTCCGGTTGAATTTATTGAGCAACTGGTGGTGCCGAATAAAGCGTATCAGCAAGCCTATCAAGCAAGTCATCGAGATAGCATCTTCCCACAAGGCCAGTATAAAAATCAGTTTTGGGTATTAGAGCCACAGCAACAACAATTTACCATGCTGGGGATTCATGGCCAGTTTGCCTGGTTTGATTTATCGCGAAATTTGATGATAGTTGGCATGGGATCGTACCCAGTGCAAGATGGCGATTTAATGATGAAATGCTTGAATACGCTGTGGCAAACTATCGCAACAGAAGTCGCTGAATAA
- a CDS encoding aminomethyltransferase family protein, translating to MNSKTAKTMKTASDINHIKMTKRRSPFDPRISAMNLSESWIDWNGYRTPAYYFDAHTEYMATRNTCGVFDCTPMCKYRIKGKDTERMLNRMVTRDVTKQGINRVAYNVWCTDNGRVIDDGTLFRLSEDEFIIFCAEPGMDWFCLSAVGFDDIEITDESHNIAGLALQGPTSCALLKALNINGVELLKPFDIGQFTLATDTGSIELMISRTGFTGDLGYELWVEPTDAIALWDALFSTGKIYGIQPLGDDSLGLARLEAGFILPELEFHGALHTVNLGYDQSPFELSLDWIVSFKKGNFNGREALLKEKEKGSTYKLIKLDIEGNKPADGSILYSDKSCNKEIGFVTSAAWSSALKQNIAYAFIKRASLKGDIWTEIYYQKEMRWHHKVAKCEQHIGPFWKPERAKQTPPPDC from the coding sequence ATGAATTCTAAAACGGCGAAAACAATGAAAACAGCCAGTGACATAAATCATATTAAAATGACCAAACGGCGCTCGCCATTTGACCCGCGCATTAGTGCTATGAATCTTTCTGAATCTTGGATTGATTGGAATGGCTACCGCACGCCAGCTTACTATTTTGATGCTCATACCGAATATATGGCTACCCGTAATACCTGTGGCGTATTTGACTGTACACCTATGTGTAAATACCGTATTAAAGGTAAAGACACTGAACGCATGCTTAATCGTATGGTCACCAGAGACGTAACAAAACAAGGCATAAACCGTGTAGCTTACAATGTGTGGTGTACCGACAACGGCCGAGTGATTGACGACGGTACCCTATTTCGTTTAAGTGAAGATGAATTCATTATCTTTTGTGCAGAGCCGGGCATGGATTGGTTTTGTTTAAGCGCTGTTGGCTTTGATGATATTGAGATCACCGATGAAAGCCATAATATTGCAGGACTGGCATTGCAAGGACCTACATCTTGTGCGTTGCTCAAAGCACTAAACATCAATGGCGTTGAGTTATTAAAGCCGTTTGATATTGGCCAATTCACCCTGGCAACAGATACAGGAAGTATCGAACTTATGATCTCTCGTACTGGTTTTACCGGAGATTTAGGTTATGAGTTATGGGTAGAGCCAACAGATGCTATTGCTTTATGGGACGCGTTATTTAGCACAGGAAAAATTTATGGAATTCAGCCACTTGGCGATGATTCTCTTGGATTAGCGCGACTGGAAGCTGGCTTTATTTTACCCGAGCTTGAATTTCATGGTGCCCTGCACACGGTTAATTTAGGCTATGATCAGTCACCGTTTGAGCTAAGCTTAGATTGGATAGTAAGCTTTAAAAAAGGCAACTTTAATGGTCGAGAAGCACTGTTAAAAGAAAAGGAAAAAGGCTCTACTTATAAATTAATCAAACTTGATATCGAAGGCAATAAACCTGCAGATGGCAGCATTTTGTATTCTGACAAAAGTTGTAATAAAGAAATCGGCTTTGTTACATCCGCGGCTTGGTCTTCGGCGTTAAAACAGAACATTGCCTATGCGTTTATTAAAAGAGCGAGCTTAAAAGGCGATATTTGGACTGAAATATACTATCAAAAAGAAATGCGTTGGCATCATAAAGTGGCTAAATGTGAACAACACATAGGGCCATTTTGGAAGCCAGAACGTGCAAAACAAACTCCACCACCAGACTGTTAA
- a CDS encoding phytoene desaturase family protein, giving the protein MSKTITMKKHYDAIVIGAGHNGLVCAYKLADKGKSVLVLEANNQVGGLAATREFSPGFNASVAHLMPQMNQQLLKDMQLEKFGFSWAKQSINTIVLDDPQAANNNGEHITLSADGVEGITSEEQSAYQAYTALMTKYSKTLLPFWHKMPPRIGVKDLQQNLTLGQFALRIKALGKTDMREFTRIFALPAQDLMDEFFTNPLLKAALSWDINIGNKLAPRSPNNALLNLWYRSSGDINGKGYLSAQMPLPKGGMGGLTQAMAKACTANGVDIICDSPVAKVSVVDHKVTGVELASGQHVAANVVISNAGAKTSFLHLLGAEHLQIQFTHRINRIRNKGMVAKLHIALNQLPTFTGVTTPDARLLITPSMGYIENAFDYAKYGEIPEHPALEVLIPSMVDGSLAPNGQHVMSVNIQYVPHTVKGGWQENKAQLLTNVMQVLRQYAPNIDDCIVASELLTPADLEQQFNVDGGHWHHGELAIDQWWMNRPTYGTAQYKTPIPGFYLCGAGAHPGGGIMGAAGSNAAKEVLSNEF; this is encoded by the coding sequence ATGAGTAAAACAATAACAATGAAAAAACATTATGATGCAATCGTTATAGGTGCAGGCCACAACGGCTTAGTGTGTGCTTACAAACTAGCTGATAAAGGCAAAAGCGTATTAGTGTTAGAGGCGAATAATCAGGTTGGTGGCTTAGCCGCTACACGTGAGTTTAGCCCAGGTTTTAATGCCTCAGTGGCGCACTTAATGCCACAAATGAATCAGCAGTTACTGAAAGATATGCAGCTCGAAAAATTTGGCTTTAGTTGGGCGAAGCAATCAATAAACACCATAGTGTTAGACGACCCACAAGCGGCGAATAATAACGGTGAACATATTACACTGTCGGCCGATGGCGTTGAAGGCATAACGAGCGAAGAGCAAAGTGCTTACCAAGCCTATACCGCTTTAATGACTAAATACAGCAAAACCCTGTTACCATTTTGGCATAAAATGCCACCAAGAATTGGCGTTAAAGATTTGCAGCAAAACCTAACCTTAGGCCAATTTGCCTTACGTATAAAAGCGTTGGGGAAAACCGATATGCGTGAATTCACCCGAATTTTCGCCCTGCCCGCTCAAGATTTAATGGATGAGTTTTTCACTAACCCGTTATTAAAAGCCGCGTTGAGCTGGGACATTAATATTGGTAATAAACTTGCACCGCGATCACCGAATAACGCGCTATTAAACCTATGGTATCGAAGCTCTGGTGATATTAATGGCAAAGGTTATTTATCAGCACAAATGCCATTACCTAAAGGCGGTATGGGGGGCTTAACCCAAGCTATGGCAAAAGCCTGTACAGCAAACGGAGTTGATATCATTTGTGATTCGCCGGTGGCTAAAGTATCAGTGGTAGATCATAAAGTTACTGGTGTTGAATTAGCATCGGGTCAACACGTAGCTGCGAATGTGGTCATTTCTAATGCCGGTGCAAAAACCAGTTTCTTACACTTACTTGGTGCTGAGCATTTACAAATTCAATTTACCCATCGTATTAATCGCATTCGTAATAAGGGCATGGTGGCTAAATTACATATTGCATTAAATCAATTGCCAACGTTCACCGGTGTTACCACGCCAGATGCGCGATTATTAATTACCCCTTCAATGGGCTACATTGAAAATGCCTTTGATTATGCTAAATATGGTGAAATACCCGAACATCCAGCACTGGAAGTGCTGATCCCTTCAATGGTTGATGGCAGCCTAGCGCCAAACGGTCAACACGTTATGTCGGTGAATATTCAATATGTGCCACATACGGTTAAAGGCGGATGGCAAGAAAATAAAGCGCAACTCCTGACTAACGTCATGCAAGTTTTAAGACAATACGCGCCAAATATTGATGACTGCATCGTTGCCAGCGAATTGTTAACACCGGCCGATTTAGAACAGCAATTTAACGTTGATGGTGGCCATTGGCACCACGGCGAACTGGCCATTGACCAATGGTGGATGAATCGTCCTACCTATGGCACGGCTCAATATAAAACACCTATACCAGGGTTTTATTTATGTGGCGCTGGAGCACATCCTGGCGGTGGCATTATGGGCGCAGCAGGCAGTAACGCCGCAAAAGAGGTATTAAGCAATGAATTCTAA